In Phocoena phocoena chromosome 3, mPhoPho1.1, whole genome shotgun sequence, a single window of DNA contains:
- the MAP2K2 gene encoding dual specificity mitogen-activated protein kinase kinase 2 yields MLARRKPVLPALTINPAIAEGPSPTSEGASEANLVDLQKKLEELELDEQQKKRLEAFLTQKAKVGELKDDDFERISELGAGNGGVVTKVQHRPSGLIMARKLIHLEIKPAIRNQIIRELQVLHECNSPYIVGFYGAFYSDGEISICMEHMDGGSLDQVLKEAKRIPEEILGKVSIAVLRGLAYLREKHQIMHRDVKPSNILVNSRGEIKLCDFGVSGQLIDSMANSFVGTRSYMSPERLQGTHYSVQSDIWSMGLSLVELSIGRYPIPPPDAKELEAIFGRPMVDGAEGEPHSISPRPRPPGRPISGHGMDSRPAMAIFELLDYIVNEPPPKLPNGIFTQDFQEFVNKCLIKNPAERADLKMLMNHAFIKRSEVEEVDFAGWLCKTLRLNQPSTPTRTAV; encoded by the exons ATGCTGGCCCGGAGGAAGCCGGTGCTGCCGGCGCTCACCATCAACCCCGCCATCGCCGAGGGCCCGTCCCCCACCAGCGAGGGTGCCTCCGA AGCAAACTTGGTGGACCTGCAGAAGAAGCTAGAGGAGCTAGAACTTGACGAGCAGCAGAAGAAGCGGCTGGAAGCCTTCCTCACCCAGAAGGCCAAGGTCGGGGAGCTCAAGGACGATGACTTTGAAAGGATCTCGGAGCTGGGAGCCGGGAACGGTGGGGTGGTCACCAAGGTCCAGCACAGACCCTCGGGCCTCATCATGGCAAGAAAG CTGATCCACCTGGAGATCAAGCCAGCCATCCGGAACCAGATAATCCGTGAGCTGCAGGTGCTGCATGAGTGTAACTCCCCGTACATCGTGGGCTTCTATGGGGCCTTCTACAGCGACGGCGAGATCAGCATCTGCATGGAGCACATG GATGGTGGCTCCCTGGACCAGGTGTTGAAAGAAGCCAAGAGGATCCCCGAAGAGATCCTGGGGAAGGTCAGCATCGCG GTTCTGCGGGGCCTGGCGTATCTCCGGGAGAAGCACCAGATCATGCACCGAG ATGTGAAGCCATCCAACATCCTCGTCAACTCCCGAGGGGAGATCAAGCTGTGCGACTTTGGGGTGAGCGGGCAGCTCATCGACTCCATGGCCAACTCCTTCGTGGGGACGCGGTCCTACATGTCT CCGGAGCGGCTGCAAGGTACTCACTACTCGGTGCAGTCAGACATCTGGAGCATGGGCCTGTCCCTGGTGGAGCTGTCCATTGGAAGGTACCCCATCCCCCCGCCGGACGCCAAGGAGCTGGAGGCCATATTTGGCCGGCCCATGGTCGACGGCGCGGAAGGAGAGCCTCACAGCATCTCGCCGCGGCCGAGACCCCCCGGACGCCCCATCAGTG GTCATGGGATGGACAGCCGGCCGGCCATGGCAATCTTTGAGCTGCTGGACTACATCGTGAACGAG CCTCCTCCCAAGCTGCCCAATGGCATCTTCACCCAGGACTTCCAGGAGTTTGTAAATAAATG CCTAATTAAGAACCCAGCAGAGCGAGCAGATCTGAAGATGCTCATG AACCACGCCTTCATCAAGCGGTCCGAGGTGGAAGAAGTGGATTTTGCCGGCTGGTTGTGTAAAACGCTGAGGCTGAACCAGCCCAGCACGCCCACGCGCACTGCCGTCTGA